The stretch of DNA GTTTTGCTCGGCGGAGGAGGCGAGCGCGGCGTCGAGCTTGTCCATGCTGTCGATCTCGCCCATCTCCACCGGCACCGACGCGTCCCAGAAGTAGGCCGCCTCCGCCCTCACCCCTCTTCCTCCCGTCCTCGCCACACGAACACCGCCTCGCCACAGCGCCCCGCCGACGGTCGAGCACGCCGCCACGGAGGACGGGACCGGGGCCGCCTGCTCCCGCGCCGAGGCGGCGCAGTAGAGGTCCCGGCAGAGCGCGCGCGGGCCCGCCGCGAGCAGCGGCATTGGCTCGATAGCTTCCCGGAGGCGGCAGCCGCGCGCGGCGTCGAGAGAGCTCGTGGATTTCCAACGGGTGGCGTGGTCTGCGCGTGGAATCGATCCAAGAACGCGAGGCTGCGAGCGGACGGCAATGGCAACCAAGCAAGCAAGGCGCGGAAGCCGAACCGGAGAGGCTTATCCGCATGACGGGACAAAAGCGTCGGCTTCTGGAGCccaccggacggggaaatatctccAGATCTTTTTTTGTTTGTGTTGCGTGCGAGTTGGATTGGACCTAGCTGTAAGGGCTTGACACTGTCTCCGGCCCAGAGTGACCGGTGAACATGGGCCCCGAGTCACCGCTCCCTCCAGATGGGCCAGCCCAAATCAACGTCCATATTTCCGTtctttcgtattttatttctttagaTTTTCGAAATATTATAAatacatactccctctgtttcataatgtagtgcatataggttTTTTGACAAGTCGAGCATCATAAATTTTGACCAAATTTGTAGagaaaaaacatttacatctacaaTGTCAAACTTATATCATCAAATTCATCATAAGATGAAATTTCATACTTTATATGTTTGGTATTACCGTATtgctattgtagatataaatagttaTCTCTAATAACTTGgccaaagtttgactttaaaaatatTTACATGCTCCACATTATGGAACAGACGGAgtatattccaaaaaaattgaaTGTACTTCAAATAGTAAAAACTGTTCAttacgaatttgaaaaatgttaacacGGTGTACAAAATTAGCAAGTGTAATTTAAAGGAATGTTGATAGCATTCACAAAAAAATTGTGACATCTAAAAAATGTTCACGTGTTTCAGAAATATGTATGTGCAATTTTTTAATACATTATGCAATGTAAAAAAAATGTGATCATGTAGTTAAAACAATATTTTAGACTTTTCAAATAAATGTATGTTACGTTTTCAAAAATGTgcacaaatttgaaaattttgttttTGACATTTAAAATATACATACTGTAAAAAAAGTTTGCATAGTTACAAAAATATTGTGTACTATGCCAAGAAAAAAATCAACGTGCATGTGAAAATGTTTATCACGTATTAAAAAATAaatttgaattttaaaaaatgttaatcatgtatttgaaaaatgttaaacgttTATAATTTTTATATGTACCAAAAATAtacaatgtatatgcaaaaaaaatcaaaacatatttgaaaaaaaaagttaatcatgtatttgaacaaTGTTaaacatatatgaaaaaaatgttccTGCTGTATAGGAAAAATGTATAGTGCATACAAAAAAATGTAGTCATGTGCTACAAAAAGGGGGGAAacggagaaagaaacaaagaaaaccaaaagaaaaaagtTATGTAAAAAAACTGAAGAAAACTGCTGCAAATAGTGAATAAAATCTATAAGAAACCACATAGAGAAAAGGACACGCATGCACTGCATATAGTGCTAGAACTCTACCTCAGGAGTAGGCGATACATAGCTCTGGCAATGCAATTGGCCCAGAGAAGGTAGGAGAGTGGGAGAGTGCACGTCGACCTAATCTCTTGCCCGGCCCACTCTTTGGCGAACAAATGGAAAATGGCAGATACGAAATCGGAAACCTGAACCCCTCCACGTCCGATTCTCCAACAAACAGCATATGTGTTGACCGCTCGACCATCTGACCCACTGGACCAAACGTATTGCTCCACCAAATGTTTGGACCACGTACTACTACCAACGTTCTCTGTGTGACAGCAAAAGGATTTAGGCGTCCCAAATTATAGAGCTCCAACATCAGTTTCGACTGCACTGCAACTGCAACTGCAAGTGTCCTTGGTCGAGCTCTAGTTTCTGTTTGTAGAGCTGTAATCGGCAGGCCATtcgtttctctttctctctctatacaCAAATGCAGAGTGGGCATCCAACCGATCTCTTCGGGTCCGATTTGCAACGATTGGTCTGCGGCGTGACCTGATCACCCCAGAGCCACCCATTGTCGCACTGACAATGTCTCCGGCTCCTGTACTCCATCCTTTGTTACACTGCGGTTCGTGGCCGGCAACGTCGGCAGGGGCGGACCCAGGATAAAAACTGACCGGGGGCACCAGCTATACAAAACTCTCGATAATTTTTACACATAGGCTTATATAAACGTCTATATGTCCTATATATagacattttcttgcaagtcataAGATATTTCATTCAAGTTCTAAAAAGAGATACTTCATCCAATCATAACACAACAAGTTATCAATAAAGTGAACATACCTTACAAAAAGACTTTAAATCCAAATAGTTCATATTTTGCAAAAGAATATTCATCTCTAACATAAATACTGTGTTCTGAAAAGAAACAACACATATTAGTATTAGCAATTTAAAATTCTAATGGAAATGGTAAACACACAAGAGGTGTAAGGTATAGGATCATTACAATACATTTCTCCCACGACGATCTTTAATCTTATGGAAACGATCAAGAATCACTTTATAAGCAATTTCGTCCAGTAGTCCATTTTCCACGAAGCAAATTAGGCTATGGCTCAAATAATCATCACCAATTTTGTTACGCAAAGCACCCTTCACAATCTTCATAACTGAAAAACATATGTCAACATTGGCAGTGGTTACAGGGAGAGTCAACGCTAGCTTCAAAAGCCAATATACCAATGATAGGAGAGATGCTTCCTTGTATCCACCGTCGGTTTAGCCAAATCACCTATTTTGTCCAAAGCTAGAAAACATTGTATCATGGAGTATATTATCTATGTAGAGACCAAGTTCGTGTTCAAGAGTCACCATATTTTTGTGATTAAAAATCATCAGGATAAATCTTGGCTAATTTCAGCAACATTTCCTTGTCAAAATGGCAAAGTAAATCAGTTGGGCTCAAAGCAGAcctgttggtggtgatggtgtcgtcCCTTTCTTTCTAACTGTAAAAATTCCGAGAGAAAGCATCCTAGTAGTAGCAGACTATCAAGCCAGCAGACAAGTGAGAGTAATAGAATGGTTTGCCGGATTGAATTGCATAGAACTACAAGTTAAGCTACCGGTAGTGTGCCACACTAATCCTACAATTTATGGTTAGAACCAACAGTACATGCCTGATAGAGTACTAGTACGGATTGCATATTTTCACTTGGTTTGACAGAAAACACAAAGAAATCAAATAAAAAATAAGGACCGGAGAGATCCAGGCAAACCAAATCGAGAAGTACCTGTGTTTCTGTTTGCCTATGGCAGTTTCGGAGTTGGGATGAGATTGAGATTAATAAAGCTTGGGGATGGGCACTTGAGCAGAAGTTGCTGCTGCTGCAGACCGGACCTACGTAGACCAGCGCTCGCGCCGCGGCGGCCGGCAGGCGAGTGGGCAGCCGCAGAGCCACGATCGACCAATCCTCAAAGTGGCAGTGCGTGGTGGCTGACGGTTCACTTCTTGGTTTAATCGATTTTCTAGCTATTAGCCTATTCATTAATTGATTGATCTCCGAGAGTCGAAGAGGCAAGCAGTAGCCAATTTCTCCTCGTGTTCATCGCTTTGTTGAAGGACACGCATCTCTTCATTTTTCTCGATTTGGTTTGCTTTTTTATGGGCTTTACGGAGAAGGGCCGATGGGGAGTGGGGGCACCAGCTCTTGCGTGACCGGGGGCCTGCTGGCTGGATCGGGTGTTTATACCGGGGCGACAGGAACCCCGCTCGTCACAACGTGCGTCCGCCCCTGAACGTCGGTGACGTTGAGACGCAACTTTTGAACCGCTAGCCAGCAGCATGCATGTGCCCGGCGCCGGTGCTGCCGGCCGGCCTAGCTAGCTAGTAGCATATCTTCTAGCCCTGTACTTTTGGTACGACAAGCCTAGCTACGTCCTTGCTTAGCCGCTGCATGGCTTCACCGGCATGCCTCGCTCTCTTGCGCGGTcccacagcagcagcaacaacaacaacagataCGGCGGCAACAAAGCTACACGCCCTTGCTTGCTTCCTTGCTTCGCCCGCACTCCATGGACGGCCGGATCATGGATCTTTCATCTTTCCAATCCGCAACTTTCATCCGATCCGTCAACTTTGGAAAAGCAAAATGCGCCTGGCTAGCAGCTGGCTCTCGGCTCCTCACTTGGCCTCATCACTTGCACTGGTGGTAAGAGGCGATCGCCACGGCCGACGTGGCGCCACTGTGCTGCCTGGCCTCAACTTTCGACTAGTACAAAGCAGGCATGATTCGATCGAGATCTCCAGGAAAGAAAATCCATGCCACAGCCTAGCTAGCTAGCATCTATGCTCGTTGCTTTCGACTGGATCTATGGATAGGCGGAGCTAGCGACCGTAGCGACCAACCCAACAATGTCCATGTAGATGTAGTGCAACTTTTTTGCATGTGACCTTCATGGCAGACATGGCAAGTGTACAACTGTGCAAGTCAAAAGGAAGCTGAAAAACTCGATGCAGGCAGGTCGATGCATGGATGCTACCGTACACCGACTGACACGACCAAATCCTATATGTCGAGCCTTCAAGTGAACCAAGACCTAACCCAGCCACCTCTGGTCTGCTGCTAGTATCTTCCTCGGTGTCTAAGACCGGGTCTCCTTCCTATCACCACCAGCTTCTGGTGGCCCGACCACGCAAATGCattttcttgtccttccgttccttGTGGTGTGTTCGGCTCGCCCACACTACGCTTCGATTGTCAGGTTGATTTCTTACGCGCCGTCCTTCTGCCACGATTCCGGCCGTTGCATAAGCATTCACTAGCTGCAAAACAAGCACAACACACAAatatgtacttcctccgtttcaaaataagtgtctcgactttgtactaaaattagtaTAAAGTTGTATTAAGGTTGACACAGATATTTTAGGACGGAGAGAGCATTACGGAGCTGCGTTGCGACCAGTTCCTCTGGGTATACTATACCTACGCTACGTATGTTGATCGGGTTGCTTAATTAGGTCGTCCCCCAGTTCCTCTCGGCTCAGACACTCGTCTCATAAAACAAGCACAAAGTAATTTTAAGACCGATCGAGTTGCACCGCGACGGAAAATTCAACTTGATTGCTCGTCCCACCAGTGCTATGTCTAAGGCATGCACGTTTGGCGCAGCAACGCAGAGCCGTATGGTCGAACCGTACAGACGCTTGCACTTGTCATCTAATCGCACAGACCAATTTTAAAAAAAATGCAAGTGCTAGACCAGATTCTAGCACTTGTTCTGACCGGCGCATCGGCGTGATCCCATATCGACAGTCCGGGATTCCTCCGACACGCTGCCGATGAGGGAGTGAGTGTGCCGCGGCCGAACAGTCGAGGATGGAAGCACTTCCGCACCCGGAGGGGCGTGAGTGGAGGAGCTACGTCTGCTCGATCCACGACTTCGATTTCGATCTCGATCtgatctgcttcttcttcttcttctctgtttagtttttcttttcttattattctttacctcagcaggtcaacggtgctAACGAACATGGTGCGCCTAGTGCATGATCGCTTGCTGCTATACAGAGTACTCTAGTTTGGTTGTTAATATCAATCTTAACATGTTCTCATGTGCCCTAAAAAAAATGCTAATATCATGTGGTACGCTGGTAGCTAGTAAGTCCATGACAGAGCTCGAACAGAAAAATAACGAGGAACAAACTAATAATAAAATGCAAAGCTAGAATTTAGTCAGGCTGCTAAAATAAAGTAAGACCAAGAGCAACTCTGCCAGAGTCACTGTATTTGCCTGAGTGCCATAATAATCCATATTATGGCGATTTACACTTCCACCGATCTACACTTTCAccgagagatatttgattccccctactaatcccttgcggatcttgttactcttgggtgtttgagcatcctagacggttg from Triticum dicoccoides isolate Atlit2015 ecotype Zavitan chromosome 6A, WEW_v2.0, whole genome shotgun sequence encodes:
- the LOC119318005 gene encoding thioredoxin-like 3-1, chloroplastic; translated protein: MPLLAAGPRALCRDLYCAASAREQAAPVPSSVAACSTVGGALWRGGVRVARTGGRGVRAEAAYFWDASVPVEMGEIDSMDKLDAALASSAEQNQPIIIDWMASWCRKCIYLKPKLEKIAGEFPGVRFYFVDVNKVPQAVVKRGNISKMPTIQLWKDGKWKEEVIGGHKAWLVMDEVREMIQKYK